The stretch of DNA GCTCAGCCACGGCGACATCCCTCCTTTCGGCCTCGCGTGCCTCGGCTACCCACTATTCGACGCGGCGATGCGTCCTCAGACCACGGCTCGATCGACCGGTTTTCCCGGCGAGGCAACGGAAACGGCGCTTCGGCGGCGGGTCGCGGGGTGCGCCGGGCGACATCGCCGACATTACTGAAAGCAACAGTTTGTCACTCAGAGTTATAGATTCACTTGTGGCGCTTCCCGATCGAGCGGACCGCCTCCACCCCTATCGGTGATGACGAACGCGCGTTCGAGCAGGAAGCATTGAATGCATGTTCGACGACATGCTCCTCCCACGGCAGCTACCCCGGCTCATGACGCTCTTGATGACGCACCGCCCGAGGGTGCCCAGGCTGATTGCCGCGCTCCTATCGCTAGGCCGAGGCGACCTGGTTCGCCGCCGCTTCGACCAGCGCAGCCGTCAACGAGTGCTGCGGCGAGCGCAGCACTTCCGCCGTGCTGCCCTGCTCGACGATCCGCCCGTCCTCGACGATGAGCACCCGCTCCGCGAGGTCCGTGACGACACCCAGGTCGTGCGTGATGATCATCAGCGCGCACCGCGCATCGTCCTGCAGCTCGCGCAGCAGGGCGAGGATGTCCGCCTGGGTCACCGTGTCCAGCCCGGAGGTGATCTCGTCGCAGATCAGCAACCGGGGCTCGGCCAGCAGGGCGCGCACCAGCGCGGCGCGCTGCAACTCACCGCCGGACAGCGACTCGGGATGCCGGGTGGTGATCGCGTCGTCCAGTCCCACTCGCCGCAGCCACCCGGCGGCCTCCGTCCCAGCCCGAGCCCGGTCGGTGCCCTGCAACCGTTCCGCGGTGCGTGCGACCTGGTCGATGATCGGTACGAACTCGTTGAACGAGGCTCGCGCGTCCTGGAACACGTACTGGATACCGGCCAGCTGCCGACGGGTCCGCCGGCGCAGCCGTGCCGCCAGCAATTCGCCGTCCAACCGGACTTCGCCACCGCGGTGCGGGTGCAGGCCGGCGAGGCAGCGGGCCAGCGTGGTCTTACCGCTACCGGAGCGGCCGACGACCGCCACCCGCTCACCGGGCCGGACATCGACCGAAACCTCGTGCAGCGCCTCAACGGTCTTCCCTCGCGCGCGGTGCACGGCGGACAACTCGCGCACCGCGAGTACCGGTGCTGCATCGTCCGCCGGTTCGGCCTGGACTGGAACGCGCGAATCGGGCTGGGATTCGACCAGCAGCCGCGTGTACTCCTGCTGCGGAGATGCGAGCACGTCCCGGGCAGGGCCGGATTCCACGACGGAGCCGGCGCGCAGGACCAGGACGCGATGCGCGAGTCCGCGTACGACGTCGAGGTCGTGGGTCAGCAGCAGCACCGCGATGCCTTGGTGGGTCAACCCGCGCAACTCGTCGACGATCTGCGCGCGGGTGAGCGCGTCCTGACCGGTGGTCGGCTCGTCGGCCACCACCACGCGCGGATCGCAGACCAGCGCCTGGGCGAGCACGATGCGCTGCTGCTGACCGCCGGAAAGCTGGTGCGGGTAGCGATTCAGCAGCGTTTCGCCTTCGGGCAGCTGCGCCTTTCGCAACGCATCACGGACCTTGTCGCGCACCAAGCTTTTGCGCTCGGCGCGTGGCACCTCGCCGAGATGCCGACGCGCGATCTCGCGCAGCACGGACCCGACCCGCCGCACCGGGTTGAGGGCCGCGGACGGATGCTGCGGGATGTAGCCGACCGCGCCTGGATCCGGCGGTTTGCCCGGTTCGACGGTTCGGCCGGCCACTTCGATCCTGCCCGCGACGCGAGCTCCCGGCGGATGCTCGCCGAGCAAGGCGAGCCCGGCAGTGGTCTTGCCGCTTCCGGACTCCCCGACCAGCGCGGTCACCTCGCCGGCGGGCAACGCGAACGACATCCCCGCGATCAATCGCTGCTCTCCGAGCGAGATGTCCAGTTCGTCGGTCTCGACGACGTTCACTTGCGCACCCCGCGTTCCCGTTTCCGCAGCCACTGGTCGAAGGTCAGGTTCACGCCCACCGACAATGCCACGATGAGCAGGGCGGGCAGGACCACCGCCCACGGCTGCAGGAACAGCCCGGTGCGATTGCGGTCCACCATCGCGGCCCAATCGCTGGCCTGCGGCGAGACTCCCACCCCGAGGAAGCTGGCCGAGGCGACCAGGTAGATCGCCCCGGTGAACCGGGTCCCCAAGTCCGCCGCGAGGGTACGCAGCATCGCTCTCGCCACGTAGCCCAGTCCGATGCGCAGGCGGCTTTCGCCCTGCAAGCGCATCGCTTCGACCGCCGGACGCGCGGACAGCGAAAGCGCCGAGGCGCGTGAGATCCGGATGACGTCCGGAAGGTTGATCACGGTGACGATCACCACCAGCACCCACAGCACGTTCGGCGCCGTTGACGCCAGCAGAAGGAGCAGCAGCATGGACGGGATCGCCAGCACGACGTCCCAAGGACGCATCAGGACCTCATCGACCAGCCGGTTCCGGGTCATGCCGGCCAGCACGCCGAACGGAACCGCCACCAGGTACGTGCAGGCGGTGGCGGCCACCGCGACCAGTACCACCGACCGGCCGCCGAGCAGGACCTCGTCCCAGACATCGCGACCCACGAAATCCGTGCCGAACGGATGGCCCGGGCCGCTGCTGAACGCGACGTCCTTGGCCGTGGCGTCCGTGGCGAACAGCGGCCCGAACAGGGCCATCAGCACCGGAATCGCGATGAGCAGGCCGGGGAGCAACAGACGTCTCATCGGCTCACCTCCGCAGCCGGGGCGAGGAGGCGGGCGACGATGTCGGCCAGCAGGTTCACAAACACCGTCACCGTCGCGAACAGCACGGCGAGACCTTGGATCACCGGCAGATCGCGTGCCGAGACGGCATCGATCAACGTGGTGCCGAGCCCCGGGATCACGAAGATGGCCTCCACCACGACGACGCCGCCGATCAACCAGTCGGTCGTCCTTGCCAACTGCTGCACCGCGGGAACCACGGCGTTCGGCAGCGCGTGCGCGAGCTGCACCCGAATCGGGGAGAGCCCGGCGCGGCGCGCCTGCCGGACGTAACCGGAGTGCACCGCTTCCACCATGCCGGCCCGTACGAGCCTGCTCAGCGAGCAGATCGGACGCAGCAGCAACACCAGCACCGGTAGGACGAGCACGCCGGGACGGCTCAACAGGTCCGTGCTGCCGACCGCGGTGGGCGGCAACCAACGGAGCTGCACCGCAAACACGGTGACCAGCAGGATCCCCATGGCGAATTCGGGCACCGAGTAGAAGCCCAGCGTCGTGGTGGTGATGGCGCGGTCGGCCACCCCTCCCTCGCGATTGGCGGCCAGCACGCCCAGGCCGAGCGACAACGGCACGATCAAGGCGAGCGTGCTCCCCGCCAACAGCAGGGTCGGCCCGATGGCGGGACCGATGATGTCCACGACAGCGCGGGGACCGGCCAGCGAATGGCCGAAGTCTCCTTGCAGCGCCGAGGAAAGCCAGTCACCGAGCCGGACCGACGCCGGACGATCGAGCCCCAGTTGCGCACGGAGCAGCGCGATGATGCCCGGGTCCGGATTGTCCCCGGCGAGGGTGACCGCCGCGTCGCCCGGCAACGCCTCGGCCAAGAAGAACACCAGCACCATGACGAGGAGGACCTGCACGATCCCGACGAGGACCCGGCGGGCGATGTAGCGCGGAACCGTCAACCCAGCCACACCCTGTCGAAACGAGCCCAGTCCAGCGTGTTCGCCGGCGCGCCGTCATCGACGCCGCCGACGCGACCGGCGGTGGCCACGATCCAGTCCGACACGCCCCACCAGCAGAATCCGCCTTCGTCGAAGAGCTGCCGCTGCATCGCCCCGTAGAGCTCGGCGCGGTGCGACTCGTCCGAAGTGGACTGCGCCTGCTGGTACAGCGCGTCGAACTCCGGTCGCCGCCACTTGGTGTTGTTCGTGGTGGAGCCGGACAACAAGCGCTGCGAGATGTGCGACTCGATCGGCATGGCGCCCGAGCGGTAGCTGACCAGCGCGCCGTTGTCGGCGATGTCCGACCAGTAGGTGTCCTTGTTGCCCAACGTGACGTTGACCGTGATCCCGGCCTTCTTGGCCTGGTCGGCGAAGGCCAGCGCCGCCTCGCGGAGGCCGGGTGCCACATCGGAGGTGAGCAGTTGCAGGGTGAGGTTTTCCGCTCCCGCCTTGCGCAGCAAGGACTTCGCGCGGTCGGGGTCCTGGACGCGTTGCGGGAGGGTGTCCGCGTAGTACTTGTAACCCTTGCCGTAGAGGTCGTTGGCGACCTGGCCGCTGCCTTGCAGCACCGAGCGCACCATCTCTTCGCGATCGACGAGATGGCACAACGCCTGCCGGACCTCGGGCCGGTCGAACGGCGGGCGGTCGACCTTCATCGCCAGGGCGTGGAAGTTGCTCAGCGGCAGCCGGTGGATCCGTACCTGCCCGGTCGCTTCATGGCTGCGCGCGGTGGTGGCGGTGAGGTCGTGGGCGTAGTCGGCTTGGCCGCCCAGCAGCGCGTTGACCCGCGCCGCCTCGTCGTTGCTGATCAGGATCTCCAGCTCGTCCAAGTGCGGGGCGCCGTCCCAGTAGTCCGGGTTGCGGGCGGCGCGGAAGCTGCGCCCCGGCTCGAAGGAGGTGAACCGGAACGGTCCCGAGCCGATCGGGGCGGCGAAGTCCTCCGCTCCTTCCGGAACGATGTAGGCGCCCAACGTCGCCATCGCGTTCGGGAACTCCGCGTACGGGCGTTTCAGCCGGAATTCGACGGTGCGGTCGTCGAGCGCGCGGCTGTTCGGCAGGTCGATCACCGACAGGCTGGCCTTGGCCCGGCGGGTGCTGTCCGGCCGCAGGATGCGGGCATAGCTGTAGAGCACGTCGGCTGCGCGCACCGGCCTGCCGTCGTGGAACACCGCTTGCCGCAACGGAACCCGCCAGGTCGTCAGGTCGGGGCTCGACTCCCACCGCTCGGCAAGCCTGGGTTGCGGCGACATGTCCGACCCGTACTCGGCGAGCTTGTCGAACAGCGCCTTGGCGCGGGCGACCTCCGCGTACAGGTCGGTGGTGTGCGGGTCCAGCACTTCTTCGGCACCGCCGCCGGGGAACACCGCGCGCAACCGCCCGCCGGGGCGCGGTGGTCCGGCCTCCTGCGCCGCACCACCGGCGGTGCACCCGGAGGCCGCACCCAGCGTCACTGCGGCCGCTGTCAGGCCGAAGAAGCCGCGCCGGCTCAAGCCGCCGCGGCCCAGCGGTCCCGAGTCCGCGGCGGCTTCCGGCGTCGCCGTGGCAGGTCTCGTGGCGGGCTTGTGGTCGTTCATCGGCGCGGTTCTCCATTCCCAGTCAGGTCGGACGAGTTCAGGTGCGGGAGCGGTCCGTGCTGCCGCGCGCCGCCTCCGCGAAGGGCTCGGCTTCACGGAACGGTGCGGGCGATGAGGTGCAGCCGGTCCCCGGCGAGGCCGTCGCGGAGTTCGGCACCGGGCTGCCAAGCCGGTTCGGTGCGCGGGCCGGGCTCGTCGAACAGCGCGAGCACCTCGAAACCGGCGTGTTCCAGCACGTGCCGCAGTTCCTGCGGGAACAGCAGCCGCCAAGCCGACCGCTGGGTCAGCGGCCACGGGTTGCCGGGCCAGTCCCAGATCCGTTCGCGGCGCAGAAGCTGTTCCGCGTGGTCGATCCACAACCGGGTGCTGGAGTGGTAGGACACGCCTTCCCAGCTGAGGGTGCGCTCGCGCGGGCCGTCCAGAAGTTCGGTGTTGCCAAGGAAAAACGTTCCGTTGCGCATTTCCGCGACCAGCAGCCCGCCGGGACGCAGATGCCTGCGGCAGCGGTCCAGGAAGGAGTCCAATTCGGCATTGCTGTGGCAGTACAGGAAAGCGCTGTCGAGGCAGGTGACGACGTCGAAGACCGCGCCGAGGTCGAACTCCCGCATGTCCGCGACGATGAAGCTGGCTTCGCGGCACCGAGCTGCGGCGTGCTCCACCATGCGCGGTGAGTTGTCCAGCCCGGTGACGTCGTAGCCGTGCTGCGTCCAGTAGGCCGCGTCGCGCCCGGTGCCGCACCCCACGTCGAGCAGTTCGCGGCCGCCGCCGAACCGGCCGAGCATGTCCAGCACGAAACGCGCCGCGAGCCGGTCTGCGTCGGGGAACTGCGCCTCGTAGAGCTCGGGGTTGTCGGTCAGGAAGTTGGCGTCGTGCGACAACTCGGGTCTCCCGATGGTTTGGGTCGTCCGGCTGATCCGGTCGGTTCGGCTGATCCGGACGTCGCAGGGCCGACGAGTCCGTTGCGCTCCAGGGCGAACACGGCGATTCCGGACACCAGACCGATCAGCGCGCACAGCGCGGACGGCGCCCACGGCCACGCACCGCCAGCCGCATCGCTGAGCCATCCGATCGCCGCGTTGCCCGCTGCGGCGGTGACCCCGGAAGCGAGGTAGAAAACCCCGAAATACGTGCCCGACAACGATCCGAGCCCGAATGCGGGGATGAGTTCGTTGACGAACGGCTGCGCCAGCATCAGCCCGCCGGTGAGCACCAGCGCCGCCAGCAGCACCGGAGACAACCGCAGCAACATCTCGGCGGCACCGCTCGCGGAATCCGCCGGCGCGACCAGCGCCGCTCCGAGAGCGGTGGCCACGAAGGCCAGGCCCATCAGCACCATTCCGATGGCGATCGCGTTGCCCCGGCTGCACCTGTGCTGGAACCACCGGGTGATCCGCACCTGCAGCGCAAGGCTGGCCACTGTGGACACGAGGAACACCGCGGCCACGGTGCCGCTGGACCCGGTGAGCCGGGCGGCCTCCATCGGCAGCACCAGGTAGAGCTGGTTCTGCAACGCGAACATCCCGGTCAGCGCCAAC from Saccharopolyspora sp. SCSIO 74807 encodes:
- a CDS encoding class I SAM-dependent methyltransferase, encoding MSHDANFLTDNPELYEAQFPDADRLAARFVLDMLGRFGGGRELLDVGCGTGRDAAYWTQHGYDVTGLDNSPRMVEHAAARCREASFIVADMREFDLGAVFDVVTCLDSAFLYCHSNAELDSFLDRCRRHLRPGGLLVAEMRNGTFFLGNTELLDGPRERTLSWEGVSYHSSTRLWIDHAEQLLRRERIWDWPGNPWPLTQRSAWRLLFPQELRHVLEHAGFEVLALFDEPGPRTEPAWQPGAELRDGLAGDRLHLIARTVP
- a CDS encoding ABC transporter substrate-binding protein, with translation MNDHKPATRPATATPEAAADSGPLGRGGLSRRGFFGLTAAAVTLGAASGCTAGGAAQEAGPPRPGGRLRAVFPGGGAEEVLDPHTTDLYAEVARAKALFDKLAEYGSDMSPQPRLAERWESSPDLTTWRVPLRQAVFHDGRPVRAADVLYSYARILRPDSTRRAKASLSVIDLPNSRALDDRTVEFRLKRPYAEFPNAMATLGAYIVPEGAEDFAAPIGSGPFRFTSFEPGRSFRAARNPDYWDGAPHLDELEILISNDEAARVNALLGGQADYAHDLTATTARSHEATGQVRIHRLPLSNFHALAMKVDRPPFDRPEVRQALCHLVDREEMVRSVLQGSGQVANDLYGKGYKYYADTLPQRVQDPDRAKSLLRKAGAENLTLQLLTSDVAPGLREAALAFADQAKKAGITVNVTLGNKDTYWSDIADNGALVSYRSGAMPIESHISQRLLSGSTTNNTKWRRPEFDALYQQAQSTSDESHRAELYGAMQRQLFDEGGFCWWGVSDWIVATAGRVGGVDDGAPANTLDWARFDRVWLG
- a CDS encoding ABC transporter permease, encoding MRRLLLPGLLIAIPVLMALFGPLFATDATAKDVAFSSGPGHPFGTDFVGRDVWDEVLLGGRSVVLVAVAATACTYLVAVPFGVLAGMTRNRLVDEVLMRPWDVVLAIPSMLLLLLLASTAPNVLWVLVVIVTVINLPDVIRISRASALSLSARPAVEAMRLQGESRLRIGLGYVARAMLRTLAADLGTRFTGAIYLVASASFLGVGVSPQASDWAAMVDRNRTGLFLQPWAVVLPALLIVALSVGVNLTFDQWLRKRERGVRK
- a CDS encoding ABC transporter ATP-binding protein produces the protein MNVVETDELDISLGEQRLIAGMSFALPAGEVTALVGESGSGKTTAGLALLGEHPPGARVAGRIEVAGRTVEPGKPPDPGAVGYIPQHPSAALNPVRRVGSVLREIARRHLGEVPRAERKSLVRDKVRDALRKAQLPEGETLLNRYPHQLSGGQQQRIVLAQALVCDPRVVVADEPTTGQDALTRAQIVDELRGLTHQGIAVLLLTHDLDVVRGLAHRVLVLRAGSVVESGPARDVLASPQQEYTRLLVESQPDSRVPVQAEPADDAAPVLAVRELSAVHRARGKTVEALHEVSVDVRPGERVAVVGRSGSGKTTLARCLAGLHPHRGGEVRLDGELLAARLRRRTRRQLAGIQYVFQDARASFNEFVPIIDQVARTAERLQGTDRARAGTEAAGWLRRVGLDDAITTRHPESLSGGELQRAALVRALLAEPRLLICDEITSGLDTVTQADILALLRELQDDARCALMIITHDLGVVTDLAERVLIVEDGRIVEQGSTAEVLRSPQHSLTAALVEAAANQVASA
- a CDS encoding ABC transporter permease gives rise to the protein MAGLTVPRYIARRVLVGIVQVLLVMVLVFFLAEALPGDAAVTLAGDNPDPGIIALLRAQLGLDRPASVRLGDWLSSALQGDFGHSLAGPRAVVDIIGPAIGPTLLLAGSTLALIVPLSLGLGVLAANREGGVADRAITTTTLGFYSVPEFAMGILLVTVFAVQLRWLPPTAVGSTDLLSRPGVLVLPVLVLLLRPICSLSRLVRAGMVEAVHSGYVRQARRAGLSPIRVQLAHALPNAVVPAVQQLARTTDWLIGGVVVVEAIFVIPGLGTTLIDAVSARDLPVIQGLAVLFATVTVFVNLLADIVARLLAPAAEVSR
- a CDS encoding MFS transporter, which gives rise to MSTWRLIRSFPLAVQVLLVNQLGVNTGFYLLIPYLSGYLGHDLGMSAALVGVVLGVRNLSQQGLFLLGGTASDRLGARGVIIAGCALRTVGFGLFALGTSLPVLLFASVLSGLAGALFNPAVRAYLAEEAGDRRAEAFSLFNVFANTGALLGPLLGSALVVVGFATSAVVAAVLFALLTIAQLAVLPPRAVPRRSTTVLADWRGVLSDRRFLVFTLALTGMFALQNQLYLVLPMEAARLTGSSGTVAAVFLVSTVASLALQVRITRWFQHRCSRGNAIAIGMVLMGLAFVATALGAALVAPADSASGAAEMLLRLSPVLLAALVLTGGLMLAQPFVNELIPAFGLGSLSGTYFGVFYLASGVTAAAGNAAIGWLSDAAGGAWPWAPSALCALIGLVSGIAVFALERNGLVGPATSGSAEPTGSAGRPKPSGDPSCRTTPTS